AGAATCTctcatctcttctctctctccctctattGTTTTGTTCTATTTCCAGGCTTCGACTCCATCTCTTTTTTGGTTCACCTCCTCTACTGTCTTCTCTTCGAccttttcttctttcccttATCTTCTCGACCTCCACTTTCTCTTCTTGAAGCTTGTGACTGTGAGACACTCACGAGCCATAACAGCTTGAGGTCACAGATGGCTATAGATTTGTGAAGAGACCTACGATCATTCATGGCCATGGTTCTTTGCTCATACCCACGACCATGACTAATGGTGCTTCTTTGATTGGGCATATCGTGGTCCACTATCAAGGCCTGAGGGTGCGGGTAGCACTTCTACCCTACATCATGTATTGCTTACgtgatatatattaatttaaaagataaattttaaaatttagatattacaaatcaaatctgtttacttaaaaagaaattatatttatagtattaGTAGAGTGTACAAATCTTACGTACTccttttaacaaataaataaatataaaatctatataaaaaaattattttttaataatagatggtattttttcttgttcttcttcttcattttatttttatttttattttttttccttaaatagtATTGCGTAAGTTAAAGTTGTCACAGTTCTTGGGGGCAGGGCCACGTAGATGCGGAGTCCTCCCTCCTCCGTCTGTTACAGTGAGCCTCTCTCACAGGCTGTCCCACTCACTAGTCCCTACCTTCTATACAGCAGTTCGCCTGTTCTTCTCAATCATACTTTCCTCTGTTCGCTCAAGTTCTCTCTACAAAGAGTTTTTCGGTATTTGCATGTGTATGTATAAGTATTATGTTTGTAAGAAACCTGAATCCGAACGGGATCATTCTCTCTTGCTTTTGAAAGTCCCGGCGTAAAGGTACCTTCTTTTttagttccattttttttttctttaaaaagtttTGTCGTTTggattattcttttgttttgtttatactAATCAGCTTGTTTTTTGAATCGCATTGTGTTAATTAATTGGGCTTGCATTAGATTTTCTCCGATTTCGTAATATCCGACCTTTCTTGGCGCAAGAGAGTTAGGACTTAATTTTTTGTGCGGAAAAGTCGattcttggtttctttttgtgttaTATGGATGGTAGGATTGATTCTTTCTAaagttttggaaaaatatggtgTTTGTCTTTGGCAACCAAAAGGTCTTTAGGAAAAAGTCCAAATTTTCAGTAAAAGAAgtcatcatttttcttctttttctgtcCCCCCGAATATCGCTGAGATTATATGTTAGGGTTCTGCAAGGAGCTTCTTAACCCAGTAGACTATGAAGGATCAAGATGCAATGACAATGGATAATCAAAGCATCATAAATTGcattgaaaaggaaattacaAGATAAAGGATTATTTGAGGCAATCCACCTCCAGGAAGTTCCAACGTTTACAAGACTCCAGAATAATCCCAAAATGAATTCCCTTCCCTCCCATGTATTCTGACAATTGACAGAGCTAATGtaaatgaaaatagaaaagttAAAAGAACAGCAAAGGTTTAAGGTATTCCGTCCACTGTCACTACTAAACGCAGCGTTTCTATGTATCATTCCATGACTGCAGCTTCTTATTCCTTAGCAAAACGAACCGTCTGATCGAATCTGACTGCACGGTTGACTGTTACTTCCTTCTGCTTCAGTTCACTTTCCACTACGATCCAGAAGCCTCTTCACTTCGTAAGCTCTGGTTCCATCATCCCCTTCCCTGCTCTAGCTGGGTTCCTGacattatatgtatttatttgtaaatatgacATGATTTTCCTAAAGCCTTCTTCAGGTGCGGAAGTAGAAGTAAAATAATTTCTGTAGAAGGCTACAGAGTTTAAATTAAGAGGATTCTGTCGTTCCCAACTTTAGTATTATTGTGTGCACTCCAGAGTTTGGACCATGTTTTCTGGATAGAAATTGGCTCGATTCGAAATTTCAGTTGTATGAAATTGATAACCTCTTCATCTTTCCATAGGTGGTTCGGTTGTGTTGTTTTCTGTACTCATAATTATATGGGTTAGATTTGTGGTACTTCAGAAATATCTGGTTAGGAACTTAAAAGGATGAATTACTTGAATACTTGGTACAGTTTTTAAAAACAAGGACAATGAAATATATATGGGAGCAGATGGCATGTATGTCACACATGCCATAAGGCCAAAATGTTGGGTAAAAGGTCTCAAATCTAAATATATGATCATGAGGATACTGGTTTCATTTGTTGCTGTCCACATTAGGGCTGTTTGCCTGAAAAAGTCATCGCATTCTCTATGTATTTATAGAATCCAGTATGTTTTCTTCTGGCCGAGTatgttcccaaaaaaaaaaagtgatattaCCATCTTGCTTTATGTTCTTCAGGCTTCTGACTTGGATAGGGACTCAATTTTTCTAGCATGAGTTCTCAGGCAGCCAGGGGGGCTCCTGTAAGAGGGAATCGTCAAAGGAATATGGTACTGGATTTAGACCTCAACATGGCACCGCCAAATGAGAATCAGGATCTGGAGGGCCCTTCAATGCAAGTGGAGCATAATGGAACTCAAACTGGCCCACGAGGGCGGTCTGCACCACCTGCTATGATTGATGTTGAGGCCATTGATGATGATGTTGTCGAGTCCTCACCGAGGGCTTTTGCTCAAGTATGCCTCTTTTGTTTTATGTGAAACTGTTTCAACTTTGATATCAATGTGGTTTGATATTTTCACAACTAATCTTATTAActgttatttttaatgttagGCCAGAATCAAGTCCAGAAGGAATAGGGGAAGGCTTGTAGTGGATGTGGACCTAGGTGAGCGTATTGTACTGttgtttattctttcttttttttttccttatttgagAGCTTTTGGATATTTGGGTTATATTATTTTCCTCATCTGCCCTGTTTTTTGCAAAATATGCGATTTATTTGTCaatatgttatgaaatatttccTCATCTGCCCctgacttgtaaaaaaaaaaaaggttatgaaATATGAGGATTGACATAGTTATCATCGTATTTGTCTGTGTGGGGCCTAGTTATTTATCTGAGAAATTTTGGTTTCCTTATGGCAGTATTTTTCTTCTATCTATTCCTTAGCTAATGATGAGTGGATTAAAGGACTCAATCCTTAGAAGATGCATGCTTTTGGTTTCATATCTACAAATGCAACTTTTCAAAGCTTATTTTAGCATCTATGAATAGGGGATGACTTTCTGACCCTGCATGATGCATGGATAATTGAGTTCAATCTATAGAGTAAAATAAAGCTAAATATTCCTTCTGTCTTGACCTTTCTAGATTTCAGTGAGCTAGAAGGGGAGCTGAATATGCAAAGGGAAcatcttaaaataaagaaaattgaagaagCTATCTTAGGAAAATGAGTTAAGggaaatgtaaaaaatataaaagaaatgtattttcaaattttcctttatatgatccaaaattatgattttttttcttttttccaacaTAATCCTAAATTCATCGGAACCTAGAAAGTCTCAAAGTGGCATCTTCAGTAGAAGTTGTGGTTGTGGAATTCTGTAGTTGCCCTTGGTTAACATTCTGGAGAGATCAGAGCACTCTCAAATTACATTAGAAGAATGGTGCAAAGATGAGATCCTTTTTGTTTATGTGAGTGCATGTGTTTTGTGCTCTTGTTTTGTCTCAGTAATTCTTTCTATTTAAGAATTGATGGAACTTATTGCTTGCAAATCATGCAACTTTATGAGCAAAAATGGTGGAATCCTGGCGTTTCCTTCTTTCCCATGCTCTTTTGGTGGGAGAAAAGCTTTATGATTGAGTCACAGAAAAATCATGTTCATATTTGAGTATCCTGTATGTCCTGTCGGTAAttctttgtttatattttagagGGGTTGTTTTTTCAAGATTGTACTCTATTCCCACTtacaaaaaaagagaaaaatattctaCTCTAGTCCTAAAGAACTTTATCATACTAACTAGCCTGTGCTAGCAAGTTATAGCAGCCTAATAGTCTACTGACCATTTTATTGTACCGCATTCATTTGTTCTAGCTGAATGTACACATATGTGGTATTTAAGTTTTGTTCACACGTATTTCTCTCTCCATCTCCACTGTGGTCATTGCAGAAACAAGGACTAGGGTTACCCAGAAAAACCGTGACAGGCAAAGAAGAGATCTGCCCCGCCAAACAATTTTGAATTGTGAGATGTACATAAATTTGGCAAGCAGTAGCAACAATACGGTAACAAAAATCCTTATAATTTAGGTGATATTGTTTcattttctgttgaaaatgtgCTAGTTATTTAATGGGTTTAGGCAACCAATGGTTATGGATGTCTTCACGTATATCCAATATTAGTTCCTTCTTCCATCTGCTGAaactttttttacttattttatgaTGTTGAACCTCAGCAAGGGGGCCCTTCGGACACACGCATGGGATTACAATATACAACCCCACCGGCCAGAACTTTGTATGAAAGGGGACTATTGATGTTGAATTGAACCCAGGACGTCTGTCTACCATTCATCCCAAGCCCATCCTTTGACCACTAGGCTACACGCATCAGACTGAAATGCTTTATGCTTAACGAAGACATCTAGaaattcatatttcttttcaaggGGTGGGGGAACAAATGACTAGTTAAATGTGACTGATCTACCACTGCACCTGAACATGCTCTAGTTAAATCAATGTAGGTGTTGCTTTCAAATCCATTGGTTCAGTATCGAATTCaagatggaaaaagaaaaagtcacCCGTCAAGCTAAAATTCCCTAACTTCCCTATttttaccaattaaaaaaaagggaaaaaattgaactcctttttaattatatgttttgGTTACTCAGATCtgcatttatttgattttaatttgctTTTGACCCAATCCCACCTTTTGTTATGATACATTGCAGCTGTAGGGTTCAAATGCTTGTGGTTTTTTAAACTGGTTATTGATGTGCATTCTTACTTGTCTAATACCCCAAATTGTGTGATTGGTTCAAGTTCCTGTGGATTAAGGGCTTAGATATGGCTTGGGTCTTCCTTGGGTTGGTACAACTTGCTAGGTTACGATACATATAATATGGCAGAAATTGGGGTTTGGGGGGCTGGGGGGTTTGGTTATCTCCTTGGCTGGTCGAGCTAAACACATAGATATTGCATTCTGAATTGGTGAAATGACATTAGGTTAGCACTTTTGATTTGCTGGAAATTAATTCACTATGGTTTGCTAATGCCACGTGACCTAAAGGCCATAGGATGACAAATCACTTCCCACTTCAAACCTTATTATTGAGCCTCATAAATTACAAATAAGCGTATGAAAGTTGGAATGTGTATTTTCTAATCACACATCTTGATTTTTACCTGGCTCTTGTGTTACTAACCTTTTTGTGCCATGTTTGGCATGGATACTTCATCCATTTGGAAATGGTTCTATAGCATATAAAATGATactgttaagatataaaataaataataaaatttacctctTCTTATCAGTTTAAGCTTTTGGgaacccaaggggttggcccaagtggtgaacgccttggtcttggggtatcactcccttcaaggtctaaggttcaatacctcatgggtgcaaacaatcatttGGAGCCACACCCTCTGGTGAAAGGCCAACAATTTAACtagttccgtgtagggaaacttccgagggtgcagTGCACGAGACTAGGGTTTACTCTGcagggtgggtccaaagggtcctgccttggagaggttcctcGACTCTGCATGGGTGTGAACTACCCGAGATGCACTTGTGGAAGAATCCTTACCTAGAACCTGTGCACCCTCGGGATTAGTTGAGACGCTGTTCCCAGGCACCTagtgccaattaaaaaaataaataagtaaatctCCTGTGGTGTGAAGTTGATGTCAATGGCATGCTGGTTTGAAGTAACTTGAGGCATTGATTTTCTTATGCAATGTCAGTCTCATGGTATGATAACAGCATTAATAGTGATGCCTTTTATCAATCCTCTAATTGATCATGAGCCACATCATATGTTATTTAATGGATTTTCATAAAGTATTGTGGACAAGAAATCTCTTAGTTGTCTCTAATCTCTAGTTTCCGTTAtttgatttcaattttgatttgcATAACTTACATGAATGTACGATTTATGCGTGTTTATGTTCCTGCACTTGCATGTGTGTTTGAGGTTGGatactaattgtattatttttttggcaggGAGAGAATGTGACAAAACCACCTTTACCACCAAAGGAGCCTACACTTACATGTCCAATTTGTATGGGCCCAGTAGTAGAGGAAATGTCGACGAAGTGTGGTCACATATTCTGTAAGGCTTGTATTACGACTGCAATGCGCATGCAGAGTAAATGCCCCACTTGTAGGAAACCCATCACAATAAACGAGCTCATTAGAATCTTCCTGCCTTCAAGCAGTTGAGGCTCAGGCTTTATTTGTTTGCGTAAGTTTTCTACGGTGCTTTATCTCTTTGAATTCACAGCAGTAGTACAAGTTTACGACACAGTTGAGTATATATGTCTATTAAATGTTACGGGTACACAgtagaaatgaaataaattttgtaaataaaaaattacttgtGTTTTAAAATCCATTTGGGAGGGTGTGTTAGTGTACTGACAAATATTGacttttaaaccaaacaaaccagtgtatttttatatttgaagggGTTGAGGGTGCTAATTACTTGGAATTTGTTTTTCCTGAGCATGTTTTCACCCACAACCTGATGATTCCGGGGACGGGGAGTATCATTGTGCCCTATGATAATGACATGAATAAAATAGAGAACTCGCCCATACATGACACTCACAATCACACACATGACAATGAAATTAGATATGGTGCTTGTGACCATAGACGGTGTTTGTTGATCTGGAGCAAATACTTGTTCGTGTACAACTACTGAGAGTGTTGCTCTTTTACCTACAACAGGATTGAAACAGACTGCTGCTGACTGAAAGGGAAAGGCCGTTTTAGCTTGTTAGGACACAATGTTCTTAGTTAACTTCTGGAATTGTCTTAAAATATTGTGTTCTTCAAGCTAGTATACTTGATGACAGTAGTGGGTTTGGTGCTATATGTTTGGAGTTAATTGTCCAGAACAAAGTTATGTTACTATATTGTTGTTCGAGACACATAAATGTCTATCTAATGTAGAAGCTGCCTAGTTTAGGTAATGATGGGAATTGGCGTTTGTTCACTTTGATAGTAGAAACTATgccatgtgaatcttttttttttttttccttctttttacaaggaaaaaaaaaaaaaaaaaaaagaacgaaGAACCACTTGAATCATTTTATTAAGATATTCTTGAAAAATAGAACCAGCAAACATTAAAATCTGTACAGCAGAAACGAAGATAGAAATCACTCGACATCTAAAACGTGGGACCTTAGCAAAACCAAGACTATACCCTGCCGAAGCATAAGATTACTGGAGTTGTGAGCATGAACAAAACAAGCTGTTCAGTACAGTCAGTGGCTCCAAGTTTACAAGGGTATCAGCAATAGCATTTCCTGCCCTGTAACTGTTTCAAAAAGAGTAAATTTTGTAGCAGATTGTAAATGGATAGTGCCATCCCAAAAACTATTTCCAAGGAGTAGAAAGTAGAAACACGGGGCATTAGTAAACCAGAAAACTACAGTTGCTGTGTCTGGTGTAATTGCCACGTCTGCCAAACCTTGAAAACAATATTGAAGAGCAAGATAAAAGTCTGCAACTCTGTTAAGGTACTAGTTTCGTGCCCCAAAAAACCAAAGGTTGTGAATGTGGTCTCAAAGTTCAAGCTGTTTATAATGAATTGTAATAATTGACAAGATTTGTTTTAAAGCATTAGTCTACATCTGGCTTGAGCCTTCTTCGGAATTCATTATCAACAACTGTAGCTTTTCCCTCAACTATTTTGGAATCCCATTCACCAGGTTCTCATACACATTCACACAATCCAGAATATTACATGATTTGATGCATGGCGTGTCATGCATATGAATCTGTGGAAACCTCTATGTTCATACTTGGCATATGTATGAAGACGCTTCCCATGCCCCCTCCCCCAACCCTTTTCTAATGCCAATGTTTTTTCCCCTTTGTGCGCACGAGAGAAAAGAGTGTGTGCAAAAGTGTGTGTTTTTTCAAGTCCATAGAATACTAAATGTGGATGACATGTCTTATCATATGTATTCTTTTGGCAATACATTAATCCGAATTCAATAAACCTGTTGCCTGTTGGAATGAGAGTAATAAAAGTAGAAAAAGCCATATTTAATAATTGGATTTAACGTgcgaaatatttaattaaatattgagTGTCTAACACTGTTAATTTGATATGATCTGTAACTCAACTTTTAAATTTgtaagtttaattatttaaattttattctaatacaATATTCTAGCTATATTATATGGTGATGATCTTTTGCACAATATCATACAATTTTCTGTCGTGACGTTGCATGCATGGTACCGATCGAAGTGTAACATTGATGGTCGATCGACGTCACAAGATTGCAGTCATTACATAGCACAAGCCATTGTTGAATGATTGAGCTTATTTTGAGAATTAAAGAGCTTTacagctttatatatatatatatatatatacatgctctgataccaaaagGAAGCGGAAGGAGAAGTATAAAAATTAAGCACAAGTAATTCTAGGGATTAGAATACTAGATAGAACCAGATAACTAAAACTAGAAGTAgtgaaaataaattacaagCAGAGCCAAATGACTAGATTGGACCAGATAACTGTAACTtggtaataattaaaataaattaaaaacacttgatgagactaacaatatttattcatgATGAAAATAACTTACAAGGAATACTCATAAAGGCGTAaggattttcaagaaaaaatctagGTATGAAAGGGAGAGATAGAAGAAGGTattcaaaaagaaatgaattctAAAACAAAGTGATGCCTTCTTCTGGAGCAAGATTTCCCTTTTATAAATGAATGAGGTACCAATTACAATTATTAAAGCAATAAAGCAAATAGTTAAAATAGCAGGTATCTGGCAATTGGAGTAGGAATCTGGCAGTTGGAGTCTCACTAATGTCAAATCAAGTAAGGAGGCCAATCAATCTTTAGAATGGTAGCCTTCCACAGTTTTTGTGGGTTTGTGCCGATGGATCATTCATCTTCGTATCTTTTGAATCATGTTCAAATATTGTGTTGTATGGGTCAATAACTGAAGTTTCAGATGATGTTTCTGACTTGTTATCAGATTCATCAGAATTATCATTTTCAATGGACTtgtttaacaaataaataaaatcttttttattaagCCCTCCAAGAACATTATTCTTTTTAGACTTTGAGGATTTATTAGATTTAATAGTTGCAGAAGAGGAAGTAGCATTTTTTTCCTCTGTTTAGTGGTTTTAGTAGTAGTGGTTGCTGGGATCAGTGGGTATCCAGGCGATGCTGATTAATAAGCAATAACAGGAAATTCTTCAGTATTTTTGAGATCTGGAGTAGTCTGGAGGATATCTCTGGTAATGTGATCAATAATGTCTTGTGTATGAGGATATCTATCCCACCATTTGACAAAATAGTAACGAACCAATAGGTCACCATTTTTCTCATAGCTCCATTTTAGAATCCAATGTACCTTGTACATTTTGAAGAAATGGAGAGAATAAGGGAATTTGACATTCTGGCAATCCAATTTTGAAACAATTGCATTAGTAAAACATTTAATAGAGTTCTAAAGTTGTTAAGGAAAAGCTTCAAGAATGGGACCTAACTGGTTCCACTATTTTAAGAATCAAATGGGAAATTTGCCATTGAATTTCTTATCAAAATTAATGTTTGGTCCCATTCAAAAATTAAGAAACCTCATTTTCAGTAGAAGACAAAACTTCTTAGAGATGTTTCCTTAGATCTCTCTCCTGAAGTCTCATTCTCCTTTCCTCTTATCCTTCCATTACTTGTTTCTCTGATAATCTTCTTTTATTTCAATCTTGTCAGTATATTCATTTGCAAAtattggttttttaattttgataagaaaTTCAATGGAAAACTTCACATTTGGTTCTTAAAATGGTGAAACCAGTTTGGTTCCATTCCTAAAGTTTTTCCTTAACAACttcagaaattttttaaatgttttgctaatgcaattattttaaaattagattgctAGAATGTCAAATTCCCTTACTCCTTCTATTTCTACAAAAAGTACAACGTGCATTGGATTCTAAAATGAAACTATGAGAAAAATGGTAACATAGTAGTTCGTTACTACTTTGTCAAATAATAGGATAGATATCCCTATACACAAGGCATTATTGATCACATTACTAGAGATTTCTCTCAAACCACTCTAGATCTGAAAAATACTAAAGAATTCCATGTTATTGTTAATCAAACAACATCGCCTGGATACCCACACTGATCCAAGCAACCACTATTACTAAGACCACTAAACAAAGGCAAAAAGCTGCTACTTCCTCTTTTACAAGtattaaatctaataaattctcaaagtCTAAAAAGAATAATGTTCTTGGAGGGCTTAATAAAaaggattttatttatttgttaaacaAGTCCATTGAAAATGATAATTCTGATGAATCTGATAACAAGTCGGAAGTATCATCTGAAACTTCAATTATTGACCCATACAGTACAATATATGGACATTCTTCAAAATATACCCCAAGGTTACCCAAAGATGAATGATCCATCGGCACAAACCGACAAAAATTGTGGAAGGCTACCGTCTTAAAGACTGATTGGTCTCCTTACTTGATTTGACATCGGTGGGACTCCAACTGGCAAATTCTTGCTCCAACTACCAGATTCTTGCTATTTTCACTATTTGCTTTATTGCTTTAATAATTGTAATTGGTGCCCTATTCATCTATAAAAGGGGAACCTTGCTTCAAAAGAAGGCATCActttgttttaaaattcatttccttCTGAATACCTAATTCTCCTCTCTCCCTTTCATacccagatttttttttaaaatccttacgCCTTTATGAGTATTCCTTGTAAGTTATTTTCATcatgaataaatattgttattCTCAttaagtgtttttaatttattttaattattaccaAATTCCAGTTATCTGGTCCTATCCATTCATCTGATCCcgcttttaatttatttttattactccCAGTTCCAGTTATCTGGTCCTATTCAGTATTCTGGTCCCTATAATTACTTATCCTTAATTATTCATGCTTCTCCTTCCGCTTtcttttggtatatatatagtgcgaataaaagtaaataatgcAAATGCTGAATCAAACTATTGTTTATTGAATATACTTACaagattgaaataaaataagattattaGAGAAACAAGTAATGGAaggataaaagaaaatgagcATGAGACTTCAAGAGAGAGATCTAAGGAAAGAGCTCTAAGAACTGTCTTCTACCTAAAATGAGGTcttctttttataaaacaaggagggcctttacaaataataaaatagtcaaATAAATAGTGAATAGCGAacaataaaattgactttttcaCTATTTATTGAGCTAAAATATCATTTGGTACAACAAAAAACTAACCTTCTCATCTTGAAATTGATCTAAATTGAGGATGTTAGTTTTTTATCTTCTTGTGCCGAAATCAAACAGTCGAAATCCTGGAAAGTAAAGCTTGGAGACAAAGGGTCAGTAGTCTTCTAGTACTTGGAAAATATTTGTCAGTTTGTATTGACAAATCAATCATCAAATAGCCTTGGCGTGTCTTCTGAATCATATCCAAATGTGTTGCTGTATGGATTAGCTGGTGGAGTTTCAGAAGAAGCTTCCAATTCATTTCCATAATCATCATCATCCTAGATGGACCTCTTTAACAGTTTAATTAAATCCTTTTTATTGAGTTTGTTAAGAACATTCTTCTTTTTGGACTTAAAAGATGATTTATCAAAGATATTTGAAGTATTGGCCTTAGCATTTGGGTATTCAAGTAAAGTAAGGGTTTCTTTAAGAATAGGAAATTCCTCTATGCTTTTGATATCTAGAGCAGATTGAGAATAGTCTCTAGCAATGCATGAAATAATATCTTCTGTATGGGGAGATTTTTCCCACCATTTGACAAACCAGTGTCGGACCAAAGTATCATCATTCCTTTCATAGTTCCAATTTGATATCAGTGGATTACAAAATCAGCAATGGTAGAACCAGTTTGGTCCTACTTCTGAGATCTTTCCTAAAACTTTTCAAAAAACCATCAAATATTTCTTCACTACTGGCCTCCCCAAGATGGACCgcctcaattcaaaattttcctaTTTACTCCATTTATGCAAAAGATATAAGGTTAGTTggatcttaaaataaaaatggaactATGAAAGGTATGGCAATACTTTTGTCCGACACTGGTTTGTCACATAGTGTGACAAATTTTCTCACACAGAAGACATTATTTCATCTATTGCCAAAGACTATCCTTAATCTACTCCAGATGTCAAAAGCATGGAGGAATTCTTTGTTGTTAAACAAACCATTACTTTACCTGAATACCCAGTTGCTCAGGTCACTACTTCAAATATCTTTGATAAATCATCTTctaagacaaaaaagaaaaatgttcttgacgaactcaataaaaaaaattta
This genomic interval from Carya illinoinensis cultivar Pawnee chromosome 2, C.illinoinensisPawnee_v1, whole genome shotgun sequence contains the following:
- the LOC122297628 gene encoding E3 ubiquitin-protein ligase RNF4-like; amino-acid sequence: MSSQAARGAPVRGNRQRNMVLDLDLNMAPPNENQDLEGPSMQVEHNGTQTGPRGRSAPPAMIDVEAIDDDVVESSPRAFAQARIKSRRNRGRLVVDVDLETRTRVTQKNRDRQRRDLPRQTILNCEMYINLASSSNNTGENVTKPPLPPKEPTLTCPICMGPVVEEMSTKCGHIFCKACITTAMRMQSKCPTCRKPITINELIRIFLPSSS